Part of the Haliotis asinina isolate JCU_RB_2024 chromosome 8, JCU_Hal_asi_v2, whole genome shotgun sequence genome is shown below.
tgtatgacagaccagTTCTAGACTTCtagggctttcttggatatatatacttcagggtctgtatgacagaccagTTCTAGACTTTgagggctttcttggatatatatacttcagggtctgtatgacagaccagTTCTAGACTTCtagggctttcttggatatatatacttcagggtctgtatgacagaccagTTCTAGACTTCtagggctttcttggatatatatacttcagggtctgtatgacagaccagTTCTAGACTTCtagggctttcttggatatatatacttcagggtctgtatgatagACTATATAGTTTACACCAGGGTATAATCTGGTGGGGTGTTGGTCTGGGCTGGTACACcaggaagatctgggtttgaatcgATCTTCATCAACCATGGATTGTTGTAAAAATCTACTAATGGATTTGGATGGTCGActttgttgaaacatgtcattgtatcccatttgtgaagatcagtgctcatgctgttgatcactgcattaaaTGGTACACTGGTATAAGAATTTGTATCCAATTGTCTTAATAGTTGCAACTGCTTTGTTTCATGAGAGTGACATTTTGCTAAATGTACCATTAAACCAATCAATACAATCAagcttgacaacagtacaagaatctgtgtcGATATGTTACACGCATGAAATATAGAAATTGTTAGCAATAAAGTTTGTTCTAAACtggaatcctgttcacagccgTGTTGACCCAGCTCACTCGCTAATGGTGTATTTTCTGCACTCTCTGAACTAATGATCTACAGACATTTGACAGAAATAGTCAGCTTGATCTCAGTTGGACATTTAGAAGCTGGAAGGAAATGAGGACTTGGTGTTCTAACCTATCATTATGTTCAAATTGACGTCTTTATTCCTTCCACAATCAGCTGCTTGTAACCACGGTCAGCACCTTCATGGTTTTTAATTGGCTTCTTTCTCGTTACATCCCCATCTTTGAACAATAATACCAGTTTGTGTAAACATATCAGCAAGTATATTTACCAAACTGATACACTTCATCTTATCTTGACACGCTCTCATCACATCAGGTTTCCTCAAAATTCATCTAATACTCTTTGAGATAACTTTGAGATAACTGCCCACTTTCACAAATTCGTTTTCATTCTTTTTGCATAGTATATTTTAACcctgaaatatgaatatatgaaaCCTTCATACAACACGTATCATGAGTAAACTGTGCTGGTACGACAGTAAATCCTTCCAGACCCATTTGTTGAGTGGTGGTCAGCACTGATAGGCCCCATATTTAGGCATGTGATGTAGACAGGTGTTTATATAACCCTCAGTTATCAGTATGTACAGTGTTGAGTGTGGAGCAGTATTGTCTGATATGCTAAGTGACGACAAGTGATACAAGGCGTGCTCCTCATTGATGGCACTAGTTAATAGTTGGGGGATACTTTagcactgctactgctgttactGCAACAACTCATACATGTACTattactgccactactactactgctactgataTTACTGTAACAGATACTACTTCTGTCAGGATTTACTACGATTTACTACCACAAGCACTTATATTTACTGTAACTACTAcctctgctgctgctactaccagtactactactactaccaccaccactactactgatactaccacattactactaccactactaccactactgcttctactactgctTATACTACTAGGGTTACTGCTAGTTTTACcatactagtactactactactaatactattACCTGTTAGCGAAATAagataatgtttgaaagagtacaTATAATCATTAACCCCATCATCATCATACTGCTACCCACACAACTACTGCTATTTAGTAACTCATTACTACAACCTTCACTGGTCATGCTACCTTTGATATAATTAACCGTATCGTGTTTCACGTCTGTTAATCACCATGGCTACTACACAGTCAGAGATTATGGAGTTCACGCCCCATTAGAGGACATGTCTGATGTTGTAGTGTCCATGTATCATTAgttgagagacagagacagatgTCTGTCCCAGGCCGTCAGCACATCCATGGCTAGAGGTGGCTTCCTGAACATAAGGAATGGTTGCATGACACTGGTGATTCTCAGAAATTACAGCAGTAATTGGGTGACTTTATTGCCTTGAAAGATTTACTGGGACATCTTTGTTTTGATAAGATATGTTCTTTCCTCTGTTCATCAGTTATGTCTGGCCAATCAGAGGGAGGGATGGTTAATGTGCGGTTGGGCTCAAGCTGGTTATTCCTACACAGGAATTTTGATGGACACTGTTAGATCACACTGAACAAATATTTGGGATGgacagtcaactttgtgtgGTGTTTCGCATCATAGGGGATATTGATTAGTAGGTGTTATGGGACACTTACAATCATAGAAGAAACATTCATTAGTATTTGGAGAAGATGTCACTCTTGCAGAGTATGATGGTGTTGGTATGCTGGATGggttgtatattttcatatctTGATGGTTTCTTCTCTTGAGAAATGCAAATGTGTTTGTGCGAATAATTACAGATTTGTTGTGACGCAAGGGGAACAGGACTGTTTATCTGAGACAAGTTGTTCAAGCAGTTTCTAGAACAAAATGGATGACATGACCATATATGGAGGTGCAAACTGGACTAATTCTAGTCATATGACATCCATGACCTCCAGTGATATGAAACTATACGGTGTAATTCAGGCAGTGATAGACCTGTGTCTTGTTCCCTTTATTATTGGTGGAAATGCTTTAGTGATCATGGCAATCATCACAACTCCCAAACTCCAGATCCCTACAAACTTCTTCATATTAAGCCTGGCTGTTGCTGATTTACTGGTTGGAGTTTTTGTTATACCATTGTACTCTTTGTATTATCTGGAAGTCCGTTTTGCCATTGACAATAAGTACTTGTGTTTAATCCGTTATGCATCAGTCATCTCTTCATGTGGTGGATCTCTGCTCAACcttgtgtgtatatctgtagatagatatattgcTGTTATCTACCCACTGAGGTACCAAGCCCTGGTGACACCTTTCAGGGTGAAGGTCACCATATTTGTTTTGTGGTTCTACAACATTCTAATGAGCCTTTTACCCCTTATGGGATGGAACAAGTGGACGAAAGAATCCAAATGTGTCATCTTCAAGGTTATGTCACCAATCTGGATAATTTTGTCAGACTTCATGCTTGGAGCTGTTTGCTTGTCTCTGACACTTGTGCTTTACTTGCGTGTCTTCTGTGCTGCTCATAAACAATATAGAATGATGGAGAGCACATCTAATTTGATGCCAGACGAACTTCGACTTCGTCAAAAACAAGAAATTAAATCTTCAAAGGTCATGGCATTTGTCCTTCtgatgtttgtgatattttggaTACCTTATTTCATACTTGCCCCAATGAAATACATCGAAGGTATACCAGCGGACATGGTAGTCACCATGAAAGATTTTGCTTTGTGTCTAAGTTTCAGCAATTCACTTATAAATCCCATTATTTATGGGTTCCTTCGCAAAGATTTCAAAGCAGCATTTAAGAGATTTCTGTTCATACAAGTACAAAAAGCTCGTTATCGAAGGGAATTCTCCAAGAGGAGACAAGGGACGATAGTTAAGATGAACCTCCCTCTGAAATATCTGAGCAATTTCCACAGTCTGTCATCTACAGGATCACTCCATTCTTTGAGGTCTGTGTCAACCATGAATGAAGTATAGTGATGGTAGAAAATTTCCAAGAAAATTGAGGATTCCAGGCCACATTCCGGATGTATGATGTTGGTTATTTTGGACACTAAAGAAAGGTTAAGATAAGGAGaagtaacatttttcaaaaatttGGATTCTCATGCACATGGAGGACTGTGATAGCATGGTTTGGGGATATGATATGGATTTCTGAGTACAGATGAAGACATCTGTGTGTTTGGTCCAGTGAtccaaccaaacaaacactaTTTTGTGTGAATCAGTTTTAATTAACCACTACTGTGTTTTAATATCTACTCTTTACTTGGAGGATCCTGTATTTATGACTAGGCCTTGACTCTTTAGGACATTTTTTGATTGGGGCTAGTTGCAAGGACACACTAAGATGGCGCTCTCTCCACTTTGCCCCTGCAGTGCAAGAGTCATTCATGGAGAGCAGCAGATTTAGTTGAAAGTTTACCATCCATGACGACCAAAACAATAAGAATGTTTCTATTGAGTTTTCACAATTTCCTAAATGTGGTGACTACCTGTCTTTAGGAATGTCTAAGGGATGACATTAGTGTTGACAAACCTTGAACAACCTTAGAACTATTGACTGGTGACAGGCTGAGGATGTTCACACACAGTGCATGGCTTCACAGTGCCTGGACGTGGATGTCAGAAGTCTGAGATGTCCTTGTTCCCTACACATGTAGAAACACCATGAGTAAGTACTTAGTATTTATCAATGGTCTTTTGGTTGTCATAATAATTTAACTATAACTGTTTTGTGGGGAATTAGACTTCAGCACGGCAGACTGCAAACATGTTTTACTACTGTCTCCAAGAATGTCCATTGTGAGATATGTCTGTTGTCTGCACAAATGTCTCGATAGCTGTTGTcttcaaatatatttgtatatctGTTGGATTAAAAAATATGAGCACACCTGTGTCATTTTCAGAGACACCCTCATAGCTATCGTGTTGAAAACTTATATATGTATCTGTTCAAGAATCATAATTAGTAGAGGTGTGCTGTATCATGCTAATGGAGAAAAGGTTGTCTTGGTTATAGATTTCTTCACAGAGACACCGTGTCATAGTACAGTGTTTCCTCCCAAATTGTAGATTGTGGTTTTGAATCCGTGTTCAAATTttttgtgtatctgtgtgtcagCATTATGTTTGctcattcatttcatcaaagtGGTCAGCATCTACAACATCCATCTCTACATCTTGTCTTTATATgcctggaatactgctcagaGAAGTGTCAAACCAAAATTACTCATCACATATTACACCTCAAGACTCttatttcatttatgtttgtgtGGTAGTtgtgtagccaagtggttaaagtgtttgctcatcactcAAAGCTTTGATTGATCACTTGAATAGTTATCAAATTGAATTTAGAAATATTATAACAGATGATCAAGGGAATATATTATAATCTTGTTAACTAAACGCGAACTTTCATGTTATCTTATGAAAGGACGAAAATTCCTGCATCTTATTTGCATAAAAATTGATAACGGATGTAATGAAATAGATTGGCGCATCCAcagggatgcagaaaaagtccagatacttttgtttaaaatgttgatCAAGTAAATATAGGTTATCACCGAGTCTGAAACTAGCCTGGTTATGATATCATTTGCAGTTTAATGACTGTGATGATCATCATGATACGCAGTGCAATAACATTTACTGACTTGCAACTGTATTATAACatagtattaataataatatttaagtgtctgtGACTCCCATTTTGTAGTTCAGAACCCCTAAAAATTAAGAGTGTAAgtcccagggaccctcaaatacaggactcaaggtAAATAACTGGAAGATGATATGTATAGGAGAAATACGCCTTtcaaggttttggtagacaatgtaaaactggagggatttcccgaccttgatggttttacattgtctgtcAAAACCGAGGAGAGGTGTTTTCTCTAGCATATACACTGtcagtgatggataattacaatgtagatgatcatttaatatagctacataacaataactgaaggaCACGTgcaatcaatttaatgacagtaattgAAAAGTAGATAATTTGACCCCCACCTCCTTTGTCGGCCTGATGGCCATGTGGTAGAATGTCTGCCTGTGAATCTGAAATTTGCGATTCAATCTTGcttgggaaaacatttgtactttGAGTTTAATCtggaacgatatttttcaattgatttcaaacactcgtgtatcatttgaatgttgatgaatCTGTGTATGCAAACTTCTGTTGGTAAACTGAAACCTACAGTTCTGAAAATCTAGATTGTTACTGTTACTATGTAACTACAGTCAATACAGTTGGTATTATTACCAGTTGATACTGTTACTGCAGTCAATACAGTTGGTATTATTACCAGTTGATACTGTTGCTGCAGTCAATACAGTTGGTATTATTACCAGTTGATACTGTTACTGCAGTCAATACAGGTGGTATTATTACCAGTTGATACTGTTATTGCAGTCAATACAGGTGGTATTATTACCAGTTGATACTGTTACTGCAGTCAATACAGGTGGTATTACTACCAGTTGATACTGTTACAGCAGTCAATACAGTTGGTACTATTACCAGTCGATACTGTTACTGCGGTCAATACAGGTGGTATTATTACCACTCGATGCTACTAACTttttgagaataagggcccCAGGTTATGGGGGTGGTAGGAGAGCCTTATGGTAAAAGTATTCACTTGTCACATCAAAGCCTGGGaacaattccccacatgggtacagtgtatgaagcccattgctggtgtctcTTGCTGTGATactacacacgcacgcacgcacgcacgcacgcacgcagagagggagagagaaatACAGCTTCAGTGCTCACATATGACCTGTATTATAAATTGTAACTATATCAAATTTCTTGCTTCTTAATTTGATGCTATGACATTTCctgttttcaaataataatgtatgtaaaatatatgttttttgacaTGGACATTGTAATTAAAATACTTATGAATGAAGACTTGATCTTGTCActttatggctggaataatgtcaATGTGACATAATGGCCAGCCCAACCAACTCACATAACCAGCCCTATGTTTCCAACAAATGTAAACATTCCAGCCACAGGTAAATAATTCCAAGTGGTCTCAACTCTTGTTGTGACTTTGTGGAAGTGACTTGTATTTCTTTGATATCACTATCAGGTCTAAAGAAGATGAATGGGCTTTAAATTGAAACAACTCCTTTTATTCTTTTAACCACTGTAATCAGCCAGTGTAATCACCAGATGCCAATTAGTGTCAGCTACGCAACTAACTGAGTTTTGTACCAGCATCGAAGTACCTGATTGAAACCCAGTGAATTCCCTTGAATTCTCATATCTGATCAGATTATACTTATGAAAAACGGGCAAATGTGTATGTACAGTTATGTACTTCTGCAAACATGAATTCTTAGAAAGGAAAATTTAGCAGCATGTCTTTAACTTCTGCTTAAACACACTTTAATTGGCAGTGTAAATTCAACTTTATCAGGCTCATTGAGTTGAATGGATCCTGTTTAGCAAGTAATAAAACCAGAGTAGATTCTCGAGACTGCACTTCCTGTTGCACATGCAGAACGAATGTAATATAGTGGCCTGATGACAGCTTGTTGTTGTAATATGTCCTTGGAGGGTAAGCATGATCTGTTATTGTTAATATTGTCTGCCACAGGCGTGTTGAATACAGCAGCCATTCATATGGATGCAGAAACACTTGGCTGGCGACATCTTGTTTGCTTCCTCCTCAATCAAGTTATGTTGAAGTTGTTGCGACCTGCAGATAATCTTGTCTGCTGGGATACACATTACTGAGTCAGTGAATAATGTTCACCAGTATGTGGGGACCATTCCAGCTGCGTAAAAGAAGTGTTCATGTAATAGAGATGTCTGCATGTAATAGGGACTTTCATGCAAAGTGACCTTCATGTAATAGAGACCTTCATGTAATAGAGACCATCATCTAATAGAGACCTTCATGTAATAGAGACCATCATGTAATAGAGACCTTCATGTAATAGAGACC
Proteins encoded:
- the LOC137294413 gene encoding adenosine receptor A2b-like; its protein translation is MDDMTIYGGANWTNSSHMTSMTSSDMKLYGVIQAVIDLCLVPFIIGGNALVIMAIITTPKLQIPTNFFILSLAVADLLVGVFVIPLYSLYYLEVRFAIDNKYLCLIRYASVISSCGGSLLNLVCISVDRYIAVIYPLRYQALVTPFRVKVTIFVLWFYNILMSLLPLMGWNKWTKESKCVIFKVMSPIWIILSDFMLGAVCLSLTLVLYLRVFCAAHKQYRMMESTSNLMPDELRLRQKQEIKSSKVMAFVLLMFVIFWIPYFILAPMKYIEGIPADMVVTMKDFALCLSFSNSLINPIIYGFLRKDFKAAFKRFLFIQVQKARYRREFSKRRQGTIVKMNLPLKYLSNFHSLSSTGSLHSLRSVSTMNEV